TCGCCCTGATGTATATCTCTGAGTTCAGGGGGTCCTTGTCACTAGAAATCTCCAGAAAAGCTTCACCCCCATCCGAGATTTCGCGGTATATCTCACTCATCATTCTGCTTATTTTTGTGAACGTTTCCATAAATATGACCCGTTTTTGGTTGTTTAACTTATCTGTAAGTGCCTCAAGGCTGGATTTCTCTTCTCTGAATCCAGAGATGTCCTTTTCAATTTCTTCCAAGCTCTTAGTAACCTCGGAATACTCCTCTATTGCTTTTTGGTTCACTGGACCAAGAGCATTAAGATCAGAGGTGCACGCGTCCATATCCCTCTTGGCCTGCGAATCCGATTTTATCTCCTCCAGCACTTCTCCGCCGTTTTCCTCCATCTCCCTGTTAAGTTCGGATCTGCGCGACTCCAGGCTGTTCATCTTTATATTTATCTCCAGGATCAAATCGTTCTTTGTAGTCGCCAGTGATTTTTCCGTCGTTACACGATCTTCTAGGGACCTTATTTCGGAATCAACTTTGTTGATTTCTTCTATCAAGCCTTTATACTGCTCAGAGAGTTTTTCCTCCACAGATTGTAGTTTGACAAGATCATTTTTCAACTCAGACAACTTAGATTCAAATCCCTGAAGTTCAGACACAGAGTGCACCTTATCCGATTCGAGCGTATGGATACGGCTATTGAGCTCCTGCATCCTGTCCGTTATGTTCTTCATGTCGGAATCTATCTTTGTCAGTTCAAGTGTAAATTCGCTCACCTGGGCACTTAATAAATTCACCTCATCCTGAAGCAATGTCTCTTTCTCTGCAAACTTCGGGGACAGGTCTTTTATCGCCTGGAAAAGATCGTTCTTCTCCAAATCCCTCGACCTGAGTTCCTCCTTTACTTTCGCAATATCTGCGTCCTTTCCGGAGATTCCAGCATCCAGGTGCTCAAGTTCACGTTTCTCTTTTTCAGTATCTCTTCTCATATTTTCTATTTGCACCTTTCCGTTCTCAATAATTGATTCCAGTTGCCTGATCTCAGTTGTCTTAGATCCCTCATTCTTTGAACTCTCTCTCAGCATCTGTGAGATCCTTTCAAACTCATTATCCTTGAGCTCAATATCCGCGGATGTCTTCTCAAGTTCAGAATTAAGTTCAACAATTCTCGCAGAGAGTTCGTTTAACCGACCAGTATTGGGTTGGTTGCCCTTTGAGGATTCCGAGTACCCGCCAGTTATGGCACCACTGGCATCAAATATGTCGCCATCGACAGTGACGAGACGAACACCGACCATATACTTCCTTGCAGTCTGGACATCCTTCACTATAACTGTGTCCTGGAAGGCATACCATATCGCGCCTTCATACTCAGGATCGTACTTTACCTGTTCAAAGACATAACCAACGGCCCCTTCAGAAGAATGTACCGTGATAGCTTTTCCCCTTGGCCTACCAGAAACCATCTTGTTTATGGGAATAAATGTGAGCTTTCCAGCTTTCTCCGCCTTAAGGATTCTCAGGCACTCTTCTGCGACCCCGTCGTCATTCACTACCACCGAATTGAGTCTTGAGCCAGCACTGGATTCGATGGCCTTCCGGTATTGTTCGTCAAATGTGATGAGGTCCCTTATGGTGCCCCTGACGCCGGATAGCCTCCCTGAGTTCCTTGCATCCATTATTGTTGAAAGCGCCTTTCCGGATGATCCGAGTCTTGATAACGAAACTGCCTGGAGCTGACTGTGTTCGCGTCCAAGTCGGTTGAGCTCATCAAGTATCTGGTCCTTCTTCTTTCTCAGGTTATCGAGTGCGTTTTTGAGAAGATAGTACTGCTTGTTCACGCTTTCAAAGTTTGTCTTACCTTCGTCATGCTCTTTGCCTATCTCTTTCAGTCTCCAGGTTGCGTCCTTTACCTGAAATTCAATGTCCTTGATCCTCTCTTCGCTCGTGCCTAAGCGGGACAATAGCTGCCCCCTCTGATTCATCAGCGTCTGTCTCTCTTCCTGGATTTTTTCTATTTGCCGGTTGAGTTCCCTGATCTGGTCGTCCTTTTCCTTTATTTTGTTTTGTTTGTCCAGTATATCTGAAGAGTCCATGCTGATCTTCTTTCTAAGTGCTAGGAGCTCAGAATTTCTCTGTGAAAGTTTCTTGTTTAGATCTTCGAGTTTTGAAGAGTTTGAGATCTTGTTGGATTCCAACCACGCGATCCTTTTTTTATGGCTTTCTATAGTCTCCTTCGAAGACGATAATTCGTCATCAATCTTCTGTATCCTGTCGTTGAGGTTATCTATAGAGATTCCCATCTGGGCGATTTCGATTCTCCGGTTCTCAATTGTCGATCGGATCTCTTTCAGTTCGGAGTTCGCTGAACTATCAAGTTGTAACTTAAGCTTTTCAAGGTTGATCTTCTTTTCCTCCCTCTTTTGTTCAAGATCTGCGATCCTGGAATTGATGAGCACTATCTCGTTTTCCATGGACTTCCTGCTTTCTTCAAAGGAGCTGATACTTCTGGCTATGGATACTATCTCAAGGTTCAGTTTTGTTTGCTTTAAATTTTTCAATCTAGTAGAAAGTTCTATGTATCTTTCTGCCGCAGCTTTTTCTGATTCTAGCTGATTCCTTCTTATACGAGTCTGTTCAAGCATCACTTCAAGTCTGGTCAAATTATCTTGTATCTTCTGAATTTCACCCTGGGCCTTGTTTATTTCTATATCGAACATTTCTATTCCGGATATAGATTCCAGGAGCTTTCTTCGTTCAAAACCTGTCATCCTGACAACGTTGTTTATATCCCCCTGCAGTACGAAACTGTAGTTGTCAAGATATATGTGCAGGGAATCGAGAAGAGCCTCAATGTCAAACAAGCGTGCTTTTTTCCCGTTTATCAAATAATTAGATTTATAATCGTCGCTATCGCCTATGATCTCCCTGGTTATTACAATCTTCCTATCCATGGGATCTTTGTCTGAGTCTTCTGTATCAAGAACAACACTTACGCTGGCATAATTCTTTTTACTTGTTCCATCAGGACGCCTGTGAATCAGATCTGAAATTCTTTCCGCTCTCACCGACTTTGACGATCGTGTCCCCATAACAAAGACAATCGCATCCCCGATGTTGCTCTTTCCGCTCCCATTGGGGCCACTGATAACGGTGAAGCCCTTCCTGAATACAATTCTCCTTTTGCTACCAAACGATTTGAAATTGTCAACTTCCAGAGATTCGAGGAACATTTTAACACTTGTCCGACACTTGTCAGGTAGTTACCGCATTATAATATATAATGATTTTTATCGAAGTGAGTGTGGGACGCTATTCTAAGACCTACCCATATTGAACAGATTATGCCACACGCCGGTGCAGAATAAAGCGTTATCTATCCTGTCATCCCTCCTCTGTGCAACATTCCAGCCAAGCATCTTCTTGTCTGCTGCGAATCCTGATTCTGAATTGCTTCTCTGATGGTACTGTTCCAGATATGGCATTGTATTTTCGACAAAATCCCTCATGGTATCCTTCCATTTCTGTGATCCATTGAGTGTCGCATTCTTCTTGGGTATTACAAAAACTTTAGTTCCGCCAAGCTTGTCCATGTATGAAGGTGATGAATAATACCTGTCCAGACGGATGGAATCCATGTGTATTCGCATAATTGCGAGAAAATCCATCGCCCTGTCATATGCCTCTCTTTCAGATTTCATTGAAGAACCGAAGGCTATGTAGAGCCGGGATCGCAGATCCATCAGTGCAAAGGAATACGCGAACAACCGTTTCTTATGAATTTTAGATTTCTTTGTATCTTTACCATGTTCTGGATTCTCCTTTGCCATGTCCTTCAGTTTCTGTGCATACGATTCATAATTCTTCTTTACGGTTAGAGAATAACCGGTACCATCACCTGTTGCGTCCGAATTCATTACATCCTTCCTTTTTAATATCAGCGCATGAAGGTTGTGAATTGCAATAATGACCTCATCATCAGAGTATAATCTTTCAACTGTTTTGTATGATATATCTATTCCGGAAAGCATAGAGAAAACAGCAAGCATGTTCGCAAACATCCTATTTGATTCACCCACAAGCTGCTTGACCAGGATCAGCTTCACTCTCTGTTCCAGGGTGAGGAGATGCGGGTGACCTGGCCTGGGAATGATCTTTATTGAAGATACAGCTTCCTGTATAAGGGGATCAAGATCCTTCATTGCTGTTTTGATCCTGGTGGAGAATTCAGGTTCATATGTTCTCCAGTCCCTCTCCTTTTTGGGATGTTCAAGCTTATATTTCTTTCCCAGTGTGC
This is a stretch of genomic DNA from Thermoplasmatales archaeon. It encodes these proteins:
- the smc gene encoding chromosome segregation protein SMC, which gives rise to MFLESLEVDNFKSFGSKRRIVFRKGFTVISGPNGSGKSNIGDAIVFVMGTRSSKSVRAERISDLIHRRPDGTSKKNYASVSVVLDTEDSDKDPMDRKIVITREIIGDSDDYKSNYLINGKKARLFDIEALLDSLHIYLDNYSFVLQGDINNVVRMTGFERRKLLESISGIEMFDIEINKAQGEIQKIQDNLTRLEVMLEQTRIRRNQLESEKAAAERYIELSTRLKNLKQTKLNLEIVSIARSISSFEESRKSMENEIVLINSRIADLEQKREEKKINLEKLKLQLDSSANSELKEIRSTIENRRIEIAQMGISIDNLNDRIQKIDDELSSSKETIESHKKRIAWLESNKISNSSKLEDLNKKLSQRNSELLALRKKISMDSSDILDKQNKIKEKDDQIRELNRQIEKIQEERQTLMNQRGQLLSRLGTSEERIKDIEFQVKDATWRLKEIGKEHDEGKTNFESVNKQYYLLKNALDNLRKKKDQILDELNRLGREHSQLQAVSLSRLGSSGKALSTIMDARNSGRLSGVRGTIRDLITFDEQYRKAIESSAGSRLNSVVVNDDGVAEECLRILKAEKAGKLTFIPINKMVSGRPRGKAITVHSSEGAVGYVFEQVKYDPEYEGAIWYAFQDTVIVKDVQTARKYMVGVRLVTVDGDIFDASGAITGGYSESSKGNQPNTGRLNELSARIVELNSELEKTSADIELKDNEFERISQMLRESSKNEGSKTTEIRQLESIIENGKVQIENMRRDTEKEKRELEHLDAGISGKDADIAKVKEELRSRDLEKNDLFQAIKDLSPKFAEKETLLQDEVNLLSAQVSEFTLELTKIDSDMKNITDRMQELNSRIHTLESDKVHSVSELQGFESKLSELKNDLVKLQSVEEKLSEQYKGLIEEINKVDSEIRSLEDRVTTEKSLATTKNDLILEINIKMNSLESRRSELNREMEENGGEVLEEIKSDSQAKRDMDACTSDLNALGPVNQKAIEEYSEVTKSLEEIEKDISGFREEKSSLEALTDKLNNQKRVIFMETFTKISRMMSEIYREISDGGEAFLEISSDKDPLNSEIYIRANPKGKGFSKVEALSGGEKSLTALSFIMALQRTNPSPIYYLDEVDMFLDGANAERVGKMFKRNSFTSQVFTVSLRKAMLKYADNVIGVTTMDDENTDVFEKFIDGGDDPEVGG
- a CDS encoding ISNCY family transposase; protein product: MPRIMSDDIQYKLEEINSTLGKKYKLEHPKKERDWRTYEPEFSTRIKTAMKDLDPLIQEAVSSIKIIPRPGHPHLLTLEQRVKLILVKQLVGESNRMFANMLAVFSMLSGIDISYKTVERLYSDDEVIIAIHNLHALILKRKDVMNSDATGDGTGYSLTVKKNYESYAQKLKDMAKENPEHGKDTKKSKIHKKRLFAYSFALMDLRSRLYIAFGSSMKSEREAYDRAMDFLAIMRIHMDSIRLDRYYSSPSYMDKLGGTKVFVIPKKNATLNGSQKWKDTMRDFVENTMPYLEQYHQRSNSESGFAADKKMLGWNVAQRRDDRIDNALFCTGVWHNLFNMGRS